One Solanum lycopersicum chromosome 4, SLM_r2.1 DNA window includes the following coding sequences:
- the LOC101256865 gene encoding probable E3 ubiquitin-protein ligase RHC2A: MSSTYWCYRCNRFYRVWSEESITCPDCNTGFVEEIEAPTRSTLSGSRRRRFPPAVMQTAARSTDQSPASGYGSGSSPGVRRNRRNTGDRSPFNPVIVLRGSTNGGGAGGEGGGGGGGGGFELYYDDGTGSGLRPLPTSMSEFLLGSGFDRLLDQLAQIEANGIGRMENPPASKAAIESLPTIEIIHSHIVAESCCAVCKEAFELGTEAREMPCKHLYHSDCILPWLSLRNSCPVCRHELPSESRDVVDPNRAPSEQSEQSVATNNEVEEAVGLTIWRLPGGGFAVGRLGRRGGERALPVVFTEMDGGFNNNNNNGVPRRISWGSRGSESRQSGGFRRFFGNLFSCFGGIGSSGSSSSSDSRINQSRSSSMSSVFLATARRRRGWGFEANNGVRRW; this comes from the coding sequence ATGTCGTCAACGTATTGGTGTTATAGATGCAATAGGTTTTACAGAGTATGGAGCGAGGAATCGATTACTTGTCCTGATTGTAACACGGGATTTGTTGAAGAAATTGAGGCTCCGACCCGATCCACGTTGTCCGGGTCACGGCGTCGGCGTTTCCCTCCGGCGGTGATGCAGACGGCAGCGCGGAGTACGGATCAGTCTCCAGCTTCGGGTTATGGTTCTGGGTCAAGTCCGGGTGTTCGTAGGAACAGGAGGAATACTGGTGACCGGTCGCCGTTTAATCCTGTGATAGTCCTTCGTGGTTCTACCAATGGAGGTGGTGCGGGAGGGGAAGGTGGAGGAGGCGGTGGAGGAGGGGGGTTTGAACTGTATTATGATGATGGAACCGGGTCGGGTTTGAGACCTTTACCTACGAGTATGTCTGAGTTTTTACTCGGGTCGGGTTTCGATAGGCTTTTGGATCAGCTAGCGCAGATTGAAGCTAATGGTATTGGAAGAATGGAGAATCCACCAGCTTCAAAAGCTGCAATTGAGTCATTGCCAACAATTGAGATAATTCATTCTCATATTGTTGCTGAATCTTGTTGTGCAGTTTGTAAAGAGGCATTTGAGTTAGGCACTGAGGCCCGCGAAATGCCCTGTAAACATTTATACCATTCAGATTGCATACTCCCATGGCTTTCGTTGCGCAATTCGTGTCCAGTCTGTAGGCATGAATTGCCCTCGGAGAGTCGGGATGTTGTCGATCCGAATAGAGCACCAAGCGAACAGAGTGAGCAGAGTGTAGCAACAAATAATGAGGTGGAAGAAGCTGTTGGATTGACAATATGGAGATTACCTGGTGGTGGATTTGCTGTTGGGAGGTTAGGTAGGAGAGGTGGGGAGAGAGCTCTTCCTGTTGTATTCACTGAAATGGATGGTGGtttcaataataacaacaataatggAGTTCCAAGGAGGATTTCATGGGGTTCTAGAGGAAGCGAATCGCGACAAAGTGGTGGCTTTAGGAGGTTTTTTGGCAACTTGTTTTCGTGTTTCGGTGGTATTGGTTCATCAGGGTCAAGCTCTAGTTCAGATTCTAGGATAAATCAGAGCAGAAGTAGTTCAATGTCATCTGTCTTTCTTGCTACAGCAAGAAGGCGCAGAGGCTGGGGTTTCGAAGCTAATAATGGAGTTAGAAGATGGTAA
- the FKBP20-1 gene encoding peptidyl-prolyl cis-trans isomerase FKBP20-1 — MGDAIDLTGDGGVMKKIVQRSKPDAIAPSESLPLVDVHYEGTLADTGEVFDTTREDNTIFSFEIGTGSVIKAWDVALRTMKVGEVAVITCKPEYAYGSAGSPPDIPPEATLVFEVELVACRPRKGSSVSSASDERARLEELKKQRETAAAAKEEEKKKREEAKAAAAARIQAKLEAKKGKGKGKAK; from the exons ATGGGTGATGCAATTGATTTGACTGGAGATGGAGgtgttatgaaaaaaattgtgcaaCGATCCAAACCTGATGCTATTGCTCCCTCAGAGAGTCTTCCTCTTGTTGATG TTCATTATGAAGGCACTCTTGCTGATACTGGTGAAGTATTTGATACTACCCGTGAAGACAATACAATTTTCTCCTTTGAGATAGGCACTGGTTCTGTTATTAAGGCTTGGGATGTTGCACTGAGGACCATGAAG GTTGGTGAAGTAGCTGTAATTACCTGCAAGCCAGAGTATGCCTATGGAAGTGCTGGGTCCCCGCCCGATATCCCCCCTGA GGCAACCCTTGTTTTTGAAGTTGAGCTGGTGGCTTGTAGACCACGTAAAGGTTCTAGTGTCAGCAGTGCTTCAGATGAAAGGGCTAGGCTGGA GGAACTAAAGAAGCAAAGAGAAACGGCAGCTGCAGCTAAggaggaagagaagaagaagagagaagaagcTAAGGCCGCAGCAGCTGCTCGTATCCAAGCCAAGCTTGAAGCAAAGAAAGGAAAGGGGAAGGGCAAAGCTAAGTAA